A window of Acinetobacter sp. TR3 contains these coding sequences:
- the smc gene encoding chromosome segregation protein SMC: MRLSSLKLSGFKSFADSTTLHFKANRTAVVGPNGCGKSNVIDAIRWVMGESNARQLRGGSMQDVIFTGTAKRKPVGVASVELRFDNTYGKLGGSYNAYSELAVRRQVTREGKSEYFLNGTRCRRRDITDIFLGTGLGPRSYAVIEQGMINRLVDAKPEEMRVFIEEAAGVSRYQARRRETLQHLEHTEQNLARLDDIAAELKSQLRTLKRQSEAAIQYKTLEGQIRTLKIEILSFQANQSQKLQQEYTVEMTALGENFKLVRSESQTIEHDLEATSALFQRLIQQSSPLQHEWQQAEKKLSELKMTLEQKQSLFQQNSSSLVQLEQQKLQTKERLQLSELQVETLTTQFDEQNESLLALEQQTQTAEQNFSDVQAQHKQAQQQFEQLKTQVDQQQQKKLQMAAQIEQLGKNVLRIEQQKQTLQTQSTQIRAQVQDDEQAQLEQLQQQLQQEIIALETAIEQLQQGVQTQQDQQQLQKADVQNLKTEIQVLLAEQKNLNQLVAKQSPKHDQNAARLMQSLRLTAQAKAHANIIEKFLAKWLQAHLLDGEQSFQEGVARQLKTESPLQSYNRSSPLLKRGELPPFIKEGWGGFNDYLSDWIEAPQSSLWSNVAVAEDLATALNYQSDLIQAQSILSLDGYHVGADWVIGLHYDEDSQSAQGMLSHQIRLDEIEQQLAEKQAQLLELEHQFSQQQQGLQQQQYNLQQQQQNLKQKQKEQQQLDVQIAKLQSTAQAFVLQQMQLADQLKQLDVQLEEDAMQRDDLEIDLHALALKLEAVLPNYKTLQFQVENLNEQLDEQQQQLTQQQQQREALRRQTSQANQQIELLEKDISFLKTQYRQIIEQIEQAKKFVDPIQLELPNLESQFQEQFQQTEKLQKNWNEWQLELNQVQEKQQQLTEQRHQAQQKDEQVREQLEQKRLAWQAAKSDREHYLEQLKELNADALSDLSIEIKDHQQKLERALQQFDKIGAVNLAASQEYADVSQRFDELSHQMQDLQNTVDQLKDAMKSIDQETRKLFMTTFDQVNQELQVLFPKVFGGGEATLSLEDDWQSGVKLMARPPGKRNSSLALLSGGEKTLTALALVFAIFRLNPAPFCVLDEVDAPLDDANVQRYCNLVKELSEQVQFIYITHNKLAMTMATDLLGVTMPEPGTSKLVTVDLEQAKEYGLVSES; the protein is encoded by the coding sequence ATGCGTTTAAGCAGTTTAAAACTTTCAGGCTTTAAATCTTTTGCCGATAGTACTACATTACATTTCAAAGCAAACCGTACTGCGGTGGTTGGACCGAACGGTTGCGGTAAATCAAATGTCATCGATGCTATTCGTTGGGTGATGGGTGAATCCAATGCACGTCAGTTGCGCGGCGGTAGTATGCAGGATGTCATTTTTACTGGAACGGCTAAACGGAAGCCTGTCGGGGTTGCCAGTGTCGAACTTCGTTTTGATAATACCTACGGTAAATTAGGTGGGTCTTATAATGCCTATAGCGAACTGGCAGTCCGTCGCCAAGTGACGCGTGAAGGTAAGTCTGAATATTTCTTAAATGGCACGCGTTGTCGCCGTCGTGATATTACCGATATTTTCTTGGGTACAGGTCTAGGGCCTCGTTCTTATGCGGTGATTGAACAGGGTATGATTAACCGTTTAGTCGATGCCAAGCCTGAAGAAATGCGCGTGTTTATTGAGGAAGCCGCAGGGGTATCTCGTTATCAAGCACGTCGTCGTGAAACCTTACAGCACTTAGAACATACTGAACAGAATTTGGCACGTTTAGACGATATTGCGGCTGAACTAAAATCACAACTCAGAACATTAAAACGTCAGTCTGAAGCCGCGATTCAATACAAGACTTTAGAAGGGCAGATCCGTACATTAAAAATTGAGATTCTTTCGTTTCAAGCCAATCAAAGTCAAAAGTTACAACAAGAATATACGGTTGAAATGACGGCGCTGGGTGAAAACTTTAAGTTGGTTCGTTCTGAGTCACAGACCATTGAACACGATCTTGAAGCCACCAGTGCTTTATTCCAACGCTTAATTCAGCAATCTTCACCTTTGCAGCATGAATGGCAACAGGCCGAGAAAAAGTTGTCTGAATTAAAAATGACTTTGGAACAAAAACAGAGTTTATTCCAGCAAAACAGCAGTAGTTTGGTTCAACTTGAACAGCAAAAATTACAAACCAAAGAGCGTTTGCAACTATCCGAATTACAGGTCGAAACTTTAACAACTCAATTTGATGAGCAAAACGAAAGCTTACTTGCCTTAGAGCAGCAAACGCAAACTGCTGAGCAAAATTTTAGCGATGTTCAAGCCCAACATAAGCAAGCACAGCAGCAATTTGAACAACTGAAAACTCAAGTCGATCAGCAACAACAAAAAAAGTTGCAGATGGCTGCACAAATTGAGCAATTGGGTAAGAATGTTCTGCGGATTGAGCAGCAAAAGCAGACTTTGCAAACGCAAAGCACTCAGATTCGTGCTCAGGTTCAGGATGATGAACAGGCGCAGTTAGAACAATTACAGCAGCAACTGCAACAGGAAATAATTGCGTTAGAAACCGCGATTGAGCAATTACAGCAGGGTGTTCAGACACAGCAAGATCAACAACAGTTGCAGAAGGCCGATGTACAGAACTTGAAAACTGAGATTCAGGTTTTATTGGCTGAACAAAAGAATTTAAATCAATTGGTGGCGAAGCAGAGCCCGAAGCATGATCAAAATGCAGCTCGATTGATGCAAAGCCTACGTTTAACTGCTCAAGCTAAAGCGCATGCAAACATTATTGAGAAGTTCTTGGCCAAGTGGTTGCAAGCGCATTTACTGGATGGTGAACAGTCATTTCAGGAAGGTGTGGCTCGACAGTTAAAAACAGAATCTCCCTTGCAGAGCTATAATCGCTCCTCACCTCTTTTAAAAAGAGGGGAACTCCCTCCTTTTATAAAGGAGGGCTGGGGTGGATTTAATGATTATTTAAGTGATTGGATCGAAGCCCCGCAATCTTCGCTCTGGTCAAATGTTGCCGTGGCTGAAGATTTAGCAACTGCATTAAATTATCAATCTGATCTCATTCAAGCGCAGTCAATTTTAAGCCTCGATGGTTATCATGTCGGAGCAGATTGGGTGATTGGTCTGCATTATGATGAAGACAGCCAAAGTGCGCAGGGGATGCTCAGCCATCAAATCCGTTTAGATGAAATTGAACAGCAGCTTGCGGAGAAGCAAGCACAATTGCTTGAGTTGGAACATCAATTTTCACAACAGCAGCAAGGGTTGCAACAGCAACAGTACAACTTACAGCAACAACAGCAAAATCTGAAACAAAAGCAGAAAGAGCAGCAACAGCTTGATGTACAAATTGCCAAACTACAAAGTACGGCACAGGCATTTGTATTACAGCAGATGCAATTAGCAGATCAACTTAAACAGCTCGATGTGCAACTTGAAGAAGATGCCATGCAGCGTGATGATTTGGAAATTGATTTACATGCACTTGCACTCAAATTAGAAGCAGTATTACCGAATTATAAGACTTTACAGTTTCAGGTCGAAAATCTGAATGAACAGTTGGATGAGCAACAACAGCAGTTGACGCAACAGCAGCAGCAACGTGAAGCTTTGCGCCGCCAGACCTCGCAAGCCAATCAGCAAATTGAGTTGCTCGAAAAAGATATTTCATTTCTGAAAACCCAATATCGACAAATCATTGAACAGATTGAGCAAGCGAAAAAGTTTGTTGATCCGATTCAGCTTGAATTACCGAACTTAGAGTCGCAATTCCAAGAGCAATTTCAGCAAACAGAAAAGCTGCAAAAAAATTGGAATGAGTGGCAACTTGAACTGAATCAAGTCCAAGAGAAACAGCAGCAATTGACAGAACAACGTCATCAAGCACAGCAAAAAGATGAGCAGGTGCGTGAGCAGTTAGAGCAAAAGCGTTTGGCTTGGCAAGCTGCTAAATCAGATCGTGAGCATTATCTGGAACAGCTCAAAGAACTCAATGCCGATGCCTTATCTGATCTCTCGATTGAAATAAAAGATCATCAACAGAAATTAGAAAGAGCATTGCAACAATTTGATAAAATTGGTGCGGTAAACTTGGCAGCTTCACAAGAATATGCAGACGTGTCACAGCGTTTTGATGAACTGAGTCATCAGATGCAAGATCTACAAAATACGGTTGATCAGCTCAAAGATGCGATGAAAAGTATTGATCAAGAAACACGTAAATTATTTATGACCACCTTTGATCAGGTCAATCAAGAGCTGCAAGTGTTGTTTCCAAAGGTATTTGGTGGCGGTGAAGCGACCTTAAGTCTTGAGGATGATTGGCAGTCTGGGGTGAAATTGATGGCACGTCCACCTGGCAAACGTAATAGTTCTTTGGCACTACTTTCAGGTGGTGAAAAGACTTTAACTGCTTTGGCATTGGTATTTGCGATCTTTAGGTTGAATCCTGCACCTTTCTGTGTATTAGATGAAGTTGATGCACCACTTGATGATGCCAACGTACAGCGGTATTGTAATTTGGTAAAAGAGCTTTCTGAACAAGTGCAATTCATTTACATTACACATAATAAATTGGCGATGACAATGGCAACTGATTTACTGGGAGTGACCATGCCAGAGCCGGGCACATCAAAATTAGTGACTGTCGATTTAGAACAGGCAAAAGAATACGGGTTAGTTTCGGAGTCCTAG
- a CDS encoding GntR family transcriptional regulator, which produces MNLEEADSLSEQIAKYISEQIISGELVEGERIQELRIAKELDVSRGSVREALLLLERTYLIEIFPRRGAIVSEMSAQQVKALFDTNVMLLGHIVQRISETWRVNEAEQLQTLLDQLVEFVRAGDIEKFYDSIFKYLADQHDMVANPYLMQFYKELLPSLRRSYFLTLNTSRRELQESFTLFKLVIDAILIRKSQQAALFMEDFCRHLRNLVLESLTRMKQIELAWARRSRR; this is translated from the coding sequence ATGAATCTCGAAGAGGCTGATAGTCTTTCTGAACAGATTGCAAAATATATTAGTGAACAAATTATTAGTGGTGAGCTGGTTGAGGGAGAGCGTATTCAAGAGCTACGTATTGCGAAAGAATTAGATGTGAGTCGAGGTTCTGTTCGTGAAGCTTTGCTACTACTAGAACGTACTTATTTAATTGAAATTTTCCCACGACGTGGTGCAATTGTTTCTGAAATGTCAGCTCAACAAGTTAAAGCTCTGTTTGATACCAATGTCATGCTACTTGGGCATATTGTGCAACGAATTAGTGAGACTTGGAGAGTTAACGAGGCTGAACAGCTACAGACCTTATTAGATCAACTGGTTGAATTTGTACGTGCCGGGGATATTGAAAAATTCTACGATTCGATTTTTAAATATTTAGCAGATCAGCATGATATGGTGGCGAATCCCTATTTAATGCAATTTTATAAAGAATTGTTGCCTTCGTTACGTCGTAGCTACTTTTTAACCTTAAATACTTCACGTCGTGAATTACAGGAATCTTTTACCCTGTTTAAGTTAGTGATTGATGCTATTTTGATCCGAAAATCACAACAAGCGGCTTTATTTATGGAAGATTTTTGTCGACACTTACGTAACCTTGTGTTGGAATCTCTGACACGTATGAAACAGATTGAATTGGCTTGGGCTAGACGCTCACGCCGCTAG
- a CDS encoding cell division protein ZipA C-terminal FtsZ-binding domain-containing protein — protein MEMNTIIGIVIAVVIMLVGLAMVLRKPKTVEPSLDADLHINSDSNQPVIPRNVREQLLQKDTVISTTERVEPSFKAETIQVDIQAAPVQTVAEEKAEETVKVAAEPVIHTEINTSIERSEDQPRVVEVSDDEDLLDKADETKVEPELSLNPNIATVEIEEFDGESNILDVHLHEQQRYDDESALATAEQIIALNVFPNPRRALSGDKALKVLLKYGLRFGEMSCFHRYENTEEPSTLMFSVLRMTDNGPAGFDLESLSGEQVQGLAFFLALPNSKAVTGYDMMTSIAGLIAREVDGKVYDENNLEFTPQLKEHWRHHVIDYRPNQATV, from the coding sequence ATGGAAATGAATACAATAATAGGCATTGTTATCGCCGTTGTGATTATGCTCGTTGGGTTAGCAATGGTTTTGAGAAAACCAAAAACAGTTGAGCCATCATTAGACGCTGATTTACATATTAATTCTGACAGCAATCAGCCTGTGATCCCGCGTAATGTACGAGAGCAGCTTCTACAAAAAGACACTGTAATCTCAACAACTGAACGGGTTGAACCAAGTTTTAAAGCAGAAACTATTCAAGTAGATATTCAAGCAGCACCAGTACAAACTGTTGCAGAAGAGAAAGCTGAAGAAACGGTAAAAGTTGCGGCTGAGCCTGTCATTCATACTGAAATCAATACAAGCATTGAACGATCAGAAGATCAACCACGAGTAGTGGAGGTATCTGATGATGAAGACTTATTAGATAAAGCTGATGAAACGAAAGTTGAGCCAGAACTGAGTTTAAATCCAAATATTGCAACTGTTGAAATTGAAGAATTTGATGGTGAGAGTAATATCTTGGATGTGCATTTACATGAACAGCAACGTTATGATGATGAAAGTGCATTAGCAACAGCTGAGCAGATTATTGCGCTGAATGTTTTTCCAAATCCACGCCGTGCGTTGTCGGGCGATAAAGCATTAAAAGTATTGCTGAAATATGGTCTCCGCTTTGGTGAAATGTCGTGTTTCCACCGTTATGAAAATACAGAAGAGCCAAGCACATTGATGTTCTCTGTATTGCGAATGACGGACAATGGTCCTGCTGGCTTTGATTTAGAAAGTTTATCTGGTGAGCAAGTACAAGGTTTAGCATTCTTCCTTGCACTGCCAAATAGCAAAGCTGTGACTGGCTATGACATGATGACTAGTATTGCAGGCTTAATTGCGCGTGAAGTCGATGGCAAAGTCTATGATGAAAATAATTTAGAATTTACGCCACAATTGAAAGAACATTGGCGTCATCATGTGATTGATTACCGTCCAAATCAAGCAACCGTCTAA
- a CDS encoding GTP-binding protein, producing MILQQYKIVFGGTMGSGKSTAINVLSEIDVLSTEALNTDIESHEKMLTTVGIDYGEITLDDGVKVGLYGTPGQERFEFIWAVICKGAIGTIVMIDHAAENPLLDLAQYVEAFKPFGNNIVIAITHIDRKPERTLSIYRDWLATQGVNYPLFFIDARQKDDVLLLVETLIATIEVHYGLIT from the coding sequence ATGATTTTACAACAATATAAAATTGTCTTTGGTGGAACAATGGGGTCAGGTAAATCCACGGCGATAAATGTCCTCTCGGAAATTGATGTACTCAGCACCGAGGCTTTAAATACTGATATTGAATCACATGAAAAAATGCTCACCACTGTCGGTATCGATTATGGTGAGATTACTTTAGATGACGGCGTCAAAGTCGGATTATACGGGACGCCTGGACAAGAACGTTTTGAGTTTATTTGGGCAGTCATCTGCAAAGGTGCAATTGGTACGATTGTCATGATTGACCATGCTGCTGAAAATCCACTACTCGATCTAGCTCAATATGTAGAAGCGTTCAAACCATTTGGCAATAATATTGTGATTGCAATTACTCATATTGACCGAAAACCAGAAAGAACGCTTTCGATATACCGAGATTGGCTTGCAACACAAGGCGTTAATTACCCTCTGTTTTTCATCGATGCACGTCAAAAAGATGATGTTTTGCTATTGGTCGAAACCTTAATCGCAACAATTGAAGTACATTATGGGCTGATAACTTAA
- a CDS encoding sulfite exporter TauE/SafE family protein, translating to MELIIYLLIGAIAGFTAGLFGVGGGLIIVPILYIVFTQMHYDPNVIMHIAVGTSLATIIVTSISSVTAHHEKGAVLWNVFRNLAPGLVLGSFLGAGVADLLSGQHLQLIIGIFAVWMSYKMFSGAHAVIDPNRHLPSAPLQFIAGGGIGVASAIFGIGGGSLTVPFLNRHGVVMQKAVATSAACGLPIAIAGAIGFMWFGTKEQINVPNTIGYVHIYAFLGISAMSFITAKLGAKVAHRLSAAMLKKCFAGLLVVVGCYFIYKGLI from the coding sequence ATGGAGTTAATCATATATTTGCTGATAGGTGCAATTGCTGGATTTACTGCAGGTTTGTTTGGTGTTGGTGGTGGCTTAATTATTGTACCAATTTTATATATTGTCTTTACTCAAATGCATTATGACCCGAATGTGATCATGCATATAGCAGTGGGGACATCTTTAGCTACCATTATCGTAACATCAATTAGTTCTGTGACTGCTCACCATGAAAAAGGTGCTGTCTTGTGGAATGTATTTCGTAATTTAGCACCAGGTTTAGTTTTAGGGTCTTTTTTAGGTGCAGGTGTGGCTGATTTACTCTCTGGGCAGCATTTACAGTTAATTATTGGTATATTTGCAGTGTGGATGTCGTACAAAATGTTTAGCGGAGCGCATGCTGTTATTGATCCAAATCGCCACTTACCATCTGCACCATTACAGTTTATTGCTGGTGGTGGAATTGGAGTGGCATCTGCGATTTTTGGGATTGGCGGTGGTAGTTTGACCGTACCATTTTTAAATCGTCATGGTGTGGTGATGCAGAAAGCAGTGGCTACTTCAGCGGCGTGTGGATTGCCGATTGCGATTGCTGGTGCAATCGGATTTATGTGGTTTGGTACAAAAGAGCAAATCAATGTGCCAAATACGATTGGTTATGTTCATATTTATGCTTTTCTTGGTATTAGCGCAATGAGCTTTATTACAGCTAAACTGGGAGCAAAGGTAGCACATCGCTTATCAGCTGCGATGTTAAAAAAGTGTTTTGCAGGCTTATTAGTTGTTGTAGGCTGCTACTTTATTTATAAAGGTTTAATTTAA